From a single Methanofollis sp. W23 genomic region:
- a CDS encoding PKD domain-containing protein, with translation MYRSQQDTYTHAAAMAVAILLLFCVMVMPAAAEDTGLGAAVDAPDLVWTTGNNVDWTVDTEHAVKGGSSARSGELSGFIGDSEIKTTITGPGTLSFSWDASCSDSSSLSFALDGADLKTIAGTENSWKEESVFVPEGEHELKWHFHKMGSAGENCGWLDAVSFTPGEAPEKPPLGDALDAPELTWTTGGDANWSVDIQDGVTDGNSARSGALSSSKSTWIETSVTGPGTLSFDWKANIQNIFSSQGSLEFSIDGATSSDEDYKIIKATSDWAHESFDLGEGEHTLRWTYSAKMSDKPENGGWLDNVTFASTQPPEPPEPTLGEALDAAELEWTTGGDDNWVVEVGNGVGGSCARSGEALYGSDGSWIETTVTGPGTLNFAWNVSSYYDESDDLNDPYSSDLLRFTIDGETQKNIAGEDYTWTSESFAIGEGEHALRWTYLDMSGDCAGEDCGWLDHVVFTPETVSAPTSLKEALDAPNLEWASAGASEWTIDTENGVKGGGCARSGPLEYRCQESDLLTSVTGPGTITFWWNVSSNTEEYYYFAIDEDKNVISSINGTDHAWEECTAEIAPGTHTFKWCYFRFTDEPEGEDCGWLDNVSYTQHIATAFTANTTGGEAPLSVQFTDQSTGAITAWHWDFGDGTTSDEKNPVHTFAPGTYDVSLTVTRDGVEETETKTDYIHSVGEVTLPEALDAPDLAWTTGGNATWSVVKGPEYVGACAGKSAGALEYGENSWVRTSVDGPCILSFDWKVNPGRVSGMPMGKMEFVVDDADQYDDLYEKIQHDRDWRHETYHIGHGTHALTWAYSTFMTESEENGGWLDNVTYTYGGGDPVADFVTNVTEYRGMAPLAVQFADNSTGYPIKWEWDFGDGSAPSAAERPVHVYENTGEYQVSLTVTNIAGRDADGNDVFGTDTVTKTVKVVEPISLGEAVEAPGLTWTTGGDADWFTDLYCALTGGSSVRSGVISSEDNATWIEATVKGPGVLTFNWNINATAFIYSGLLNFSADGTDVSHIKGTQEGKYWPGVYYEVPPGEHALRWTYTNEHRYGEGDCGHLDNVTYTEGAIKPTAAFEVNVTRAMAPATVQFNDTSAGCPTAWSWDFGDGATSDERHPTHTYEEVGEYPVSLTVTNDAGTSSTTQTIAVVPFATLPEAVEAPDLEWTTGGNAPWFVDVDCVHTGTTSARSGVIGSNQESWLQANITGPGYLTFAWNVSSEPSYDYLRFLIDGEEEKKICSFPKNWSEEEYRLGFGTHAVRWVYEKGSGEGMMEDCGWVDNVTFTRIDDTDFVGNVTWGEVPLTVDFTGYSTGNPTHWAWDFGDKESAVGRNQTHTYTTPGVYNVTLIVQKDTAPEGQIEVKNGYITVTPIFEEALDAEDLVWTTGGDAPWFVQLNKSFTGGSGGQSGAIDRNQQTWIETTVTGPKNLTFDWGISSYEGFSMKFSDTLSFSIDGEVQDEIAGTGEGLQPAKYTLAKGEHTLRWMYEKRSYDDAAGEDCGWLDNVTLTNIAPVISFAPATATVAAGTEREVAIVADHLPDGLKNVSLTVSLEGTNALITGVDFAFLAGASGWSGVPGTTITFDATDDGNTVEAGAENVVLATLKVKGLTDGMSGIEASEVVIYTDAGEETAVVCKPGAIDVVGLSPFPGCTYNPGDRDGDGLFEDVNGDGTLDTDDVRVYFEHFESIFSQKNPRVFDYNGNGRTDFDDVVTVYRAMETDTI, from the coding sequence ATGTACCGAAGTCAACAAGACACATATACTCACGCGGCCGCCATGGCCGTGGCCATCCTCCTCCTCTTCTGTGTGATGGTCATGCCCGCGGCTGCAGAGGACACGGGCCTCGGGGCGGCGGTCGACGCCCCTGACCTTGTATGGACGACCGGCAACAATGTCGATTGGACGGTCGATACCGAACACGCCGTGAAAGGCGGAAGTTCTGCCCGGAGTGGTGAACTTTCTGGGTTCATTGGAGACTCTGAGATCAAGACCACTATTACTGGTCCTGGCACTCTTTCCTTCTCCTGGGATGCTTCTTGCTCAGATAGCAGTTCGCTGAGCTTTGCCCTTGATGGGGCAGATCTGAAGACGATTGCCGGGACAGAGAACTCCTGGAAAGAGGAGTCGGTTTTTGTTCCAGAAGGCGAGCACGAGCTCAAGTGGCACTTCCATAAAATGGGTTCAGCAGGCGAGAACTGCGGCTGGCTCGACGCCGTCTCCTTCACACCCGGAGAAGCGCCTGAAAAACCTCCCCTTGGTGACGCCCTCGACGCTCCTGAACTTACCTGGACCACCGGCGGCGACGCAAACTGGAGCGTGGATATTCAGGACGGAGTGACCGACGGGAACAGTGCCAGGAGTGGTGCACTCTCCAGTTCCAAGTCCACCTGGATCGAGACCAGCGTCACCGGGCCTGGCACCCTCTCCTTCGACTGGAAGGCGAACATCCAGAACATCTTCTCTTCACAGGGCAGCCTGGAGTTCTCCATCGACGGTGCCACTTCTTCTGACGAGGACTACAAGATCATCAAGGCGACCAGCGACTGGGCCCATGAGTCTTTCGACCTCGGTGAGGGCGAGCACACCCTGCGGTGGACCTACTCGGCCAAGATGAGCGACAAACCCGAGAATGGCGGATGGCTCGACAACGTCACCTTCGCCTCCACACAACCGCCAGAGCCCCCAGAGCCCACCCTGGGCGAGGCCCTCGACGCCGCTGAACTCGAATGGACCACCGGCGGCGACGACAATTGGGTCGTCGAGGTAGGAAACGGCGTCGGTGGCAGCTGCGCCAGGAGCGGCGAGGCCCTCTACGGCTCTGACGGCTCCTGGATCGAGACCACGGTCACCGGCCCTGGCACCCTGAACTTTGCCTGGAATGTCTCGTCATACTACGACGAGAGCGACGACCTCAACGACCCCTACTCTTCTGACCTCCTCAGGTTCACCATCGACGGCGAGACTCAGAAGAACATCGCCGGCGAGGACTACACCTGGACGAGTGAGTCCTTTGCGATCGGCGAGGGCGAACACGCCCTGCGGTGGACCTACCTCGACATGAGCGGTGATTGTGCCGGCGAAGACTGCGGATGGCTCGACCATGTCGTCTTCACCCCGGAGACCGTGTCCGCGCCCACCAGCCTCAAAGAGGCCCTCGACGCTCCGAACCTTGAGTGGGCCTCCGCCGGTGCATCTGAGTGGACCATCGACACCGAGAACGGCGTGAAAGGCGGCGGGTGCGCACGGAGCGGTCCGCTTGAATACCGTTGCCAGGAATCAGATCTCCTCACCAGCGTCACCGGTCCGGGCACCATCACCTTCTGGTGGAATGTCTCCTCCAACACTGAGGAATACTATTATTTCGCAATTGATGAAGACAAGAATGTCATTTCCAGCATCAACGGCACAGACCACGCCTGGGAGGAGTGTACCGCTGAGATCGCCCCTGGCACGCACACCTTCAAGTGGTGTTACTTCCGGTTCACTGATGAGCCTGAGGGCGAAGACTGCGGCTGGCTCGACAACGTCTCCTACACTCAGCATATCGCCACTGCCTTCACCGCCAACACCACCGGCGGCGAAGCCCCGCTCAGCGTGCAGTTCACCGACCAGAGCACCGGGGCGATCACCGCCTGGCACTGGGACTTCGGCGACGGCACGACCTCTGATGAGAAAAATCCAGTTCACACCTTTGCGCCTGGTACCTACGACGTCTCCCTGACCGTCACCAGAGACGGCGTGGAGGAGACCGAGACAAAGACCGATTACATCCATTCGGTCGGCGAGGTCACCCTTCCAGAGGCCCTCGACGCCCCTGACCTTGCGTGGACCACCGGCGGCAATGCCACCTGGTCGGTCGTGAAGGGCCCCGAGTATGTCGGTGCCTGCGCCGGCAAGAGTGCCGGTGCGCTGGAATATGGTGAGAACTCCTGGGTCAGGACCAGCGTCGACGGTCCCTGTATCCTTTCCTTTGACTGGAAGGTGAACCCGGGCAGGGTCTCCGGGATGCCGATGGGCAAGATGGAGTTCGTGGTCGACGACGCCGACCAGTACGACGACCTCTATGAGAAGATCCAGCACGACAGGGATTGGCGCCATGAGACCTACCACATCGGCCACGGCACCCACGCCCTCACCTGGGCCTACTCCACGTTCATGACCGAGTCCGAGGAGAACGGCGGGTGGCTCGACAATGTCACCTACACCTACGGCGGCGGCGACCCGGTCGCGGACTTCGTCACCAATGTGACCGAGTACCGCGGCATGGCGCCCCTGGCCGTGCAGTTTGCCGACAACTCCACTGGATACCCAATAAAATGGGAGTGGGACTTTGGCGACGGTTCGGCGCCGAGTGCGGCCGAGCGGCCGGTCCATGTCTATGAGAATACCGGCGAGTATCAGGTCAGTCTGACGGTCACCAACATCGCTGGCAGAGATGCCGACGGGAATGACGTCTTTGGCACCGACACCGTGACAAAGACGGTGAAGGTCGTCGAGCCCATCTCGCTCGGCGAGGCCGTCGAGGCCCCTGGCCTTACCTGGACGACCGGCGGCGACGCCGACTGGTTCACCGACCTCTACTGCGCCCTGACAGGCGGGAGTTCCGTGAGGAGCGGCGTCATCTCTTCAGAAGACAACGCCACCTGGATCGAGGCCACGGTCAAAGGTCCTGGCGTGCTCACCTTCAACTGGAACATCAATGCCACGGCCTTTATCTACAGCGGACTCCTGAATTTCTCGGCCGACGGGACCGATGTGTCTCATATCAAGGGGACCCAGGAGGGCAAGTACTGGCCTGGCGTCTACTACGAGGTTCCGCCCGGCGAACACGCCCTCAGGTGGACCTACACCAACGAACACCGGTATGGAGAGGGCGACTGCGGTCACCTCGACAATGTCACCTACACCGAAGGCGCCATCAAGCCGACGGCCGCCTTCGAGGTCAATGTGACGCGGGCGATGGCCCCGGCGACGGTGCAGTTCAACGACACCTCTGCAGGGTGCCCGACCGCATGGTCCTGGGACTTCGGCGACGGTGCGACCTCTGACGAGCGGCACCCGACCCACACCTACGAGGAGGTCGGGGAGTATCCGGTCAGCCTGACGGTCACCAACGACGCCGGCACCAGCAGCACGACGCAGACTATTGCGGTTGTCCCCTTCGCCACCCTCCCAGAGGCCGTCGAGGCCCCTGACCTCGAGTGGACCACCGGCGGCAACGCCCCATGGTTCGTCGACGTCGACTGCGTCCACACCGGCACCACCTCGGCACGGAGCGGTGTCATCGGCAGCAACCAGGAGTCCTGGCTCCAGGCGAACATCACCGGGCCCGGCTACCTCACCTTTGCCTGGAATGTCTCCTCTGAACCCAGTTACGACTACCTGAGGTTCCTCATTGACGGTGAAGAGGAGAAGAAAATCTGCAGTTTCCCCAAGAACTGGTCCGAGGAAGAGTACAGGCTGGGGTTCGGCACGCACGCCGTCAGGTGGGTGTATGAGAAGGGTTCTGGTGAGGGTATGATGGAGGACTGCGGCTGGGTCGACAATGTCACCTTCACCAGGATCGACGACACCGACTTCGTCGGCAACGTCACCTGGGGCGAGGTCCCGCTCACCGTGGACTTCACCGGATATTCGACCGGGAACCCGACCCACTGGGCCTGGGACTTCGGCGACAAGGAGTCGGCGGTCGGCAGGAACCAGACGCACACCTACACCACGCCAGGCGTCTACAATGTCACCCTCATCGTGCAGAAGGACACCGCCCCTGAAGGCCAGATCGAGGTCAAGAACGGCTACATCACCGTCACCCCGATCTTCGAAGAGGCCCTCGACGCCGAAGACCTCGTCTGGACGACCGGCGGCGACGCCCCATGGTTTGTCCAGCTGAACAAATCCTTCACCGGCGGGAGCGGTGGACAGAGCGGCGCGATCGACCGCAACCAGCAGACCTGGATCGAGACCACGGTCACCGGTCCCAAGAACCTCACCTTCGACTGGGGGATCTCTTCCTATGAGGGCTTCTCGATGAAGTTTTCAGACACCCTTTCCTTCTCCATCGATGGCGAAGTGCAGGACGAGATCGCCGGCACCGGCGAGGGTCTGCAGCCCGCGAAGTACACCCTGGCGAAGGGCGAGCACACCCTGCGGTGGATGTACGAGAAGCGTTCATACGACGATGCCGCGGGCGAGGACTGCGGATGGCTCGACAATGTCACCCTCACCAACATCGCCCCGGTGATCTCGTTTGCGCCGGCCACGGCGACGGTCGCCGCCGGCACCGAGCGTGAGGTCGCCATCGTCGCCGACCATCTCCCTGACGGCCTGAAGAATGTCAGCCTCACGGTCAGCCTTGAGGGCACGAACGCCCTGATCACCGGCGTTGACTTTGCCTTCCTGGCGGGCGCATCCGGGTGGTCAGGCGTGCCCGGCACCACCATCACCTTCGACGCGACCGACGACGGCAACACCGTCGAGGCGGGCGCGGAGAACGTCGTCCTCGCCACCCTGAAGGTCAAGGGCCTCACCGACGGTATGAGCGGGATAGAGGCCAGCGAGGTCGTCATCTATACCGACGCCGGTGAAGAGACCGCCGTGGTCTGTAAGCCGGGCGCCATCGACGTCGTCGGACTTTCGCCCTTCCCTGGGTGCACCTACAACCCTGGCGACCGTGACGGCGACGGCCTCTTCGAGGACGTGAACGGCGACGGTACCCTGGACACCGACGATGTCAGGGTCTACTTCGAACACTTCGAGAGCATCTTCTCGCAGAAGAACCCGCGGGTCTTTGACTACAATGGCAACGGCCGGACCGACTTCGACGACGTCGTGACGGTCTACCGCGCCATGGAGACCGACACCATATGA
- the glnA gene encoding type I glutamate--ammonia ligase, which produces MPSDEVTALLERIKADNVKFIRLQFSDLQGQPKNVAIPPIQAEKALTDGISFDGSSIEGFARIEESDMVLKPDISTYTLLPWRTDEGAVARFICDVKFPDGRAFEGDPRHILKKVVADAAKDGYEFNTGPELEFFLFKMIDGRPSLEFQDHGGYFDLAPTDLAENVRRAIVLALTEMGFVVEASHHEVAKSQHEIDFKYGPALQMADNVVTFKFATKTIALMNNLHATFMAKPIYGINGSGMHTNCSLFKDGENAFFDPDAPLQLSETALHFIGGVLKHIRGITRIANPTINSYKRLVPGYEAPVYISWSTSNRTALCRVPSPRGKSTRMELRSPDPTCNPYLTFAVILAAGMDGVRNRIEPPASADQNIFELSPEERTAAGIDVLPDNPMEANQYLLEDDLLCSVLGDHVVENLTKLTEMEWDSYRSMVHPWEVEHYFYQH; this is translated from the coding sequence ATGCCATCCGACGAGGTTACGGCACTGCTGGAGAGGATCAAGGCAGACAACGTAAAATTTATCCGTCTGCAGTTTTCCGACCTCCAGGGACAACCGAAAAATGTGGCGATCCCCCCCATCCAGGCGGAGAAAGCCCTGACCGACGGCATCTCATTTGACGGTTCATCGATCGAGGGGTTTGCCAGGATCGAAGAGTCCGACATGGTGCTGAAGCCTGACATCTCGACCTACACCCTCCTCCCCTGGAGGACAGATGAGGGAGCGGTCGCCCGTTTCATCTGCGACGTCAAGTTCCCGGATGGGAGGGCGTTCGAGGGCGACCCCAGGCATATCCTCAAGAAGGTCGTGGCCGACGCCGCAAAAGACGGTTACGAATTCAACACCGGGCCTGAACTGGAGTTCTTCCTCTTCAAGATGATCGATGGGCGCCCGTCTCTTGAGTTCCAGGACCATGGCGGATATTTCGACCTCGCCCCCACCGACCTTGCCGAGAATGTGAGGCGGGCCATCGTCCTTGCCCTCACCGAGATGGGGTTTGTGGTCGAGGCCTCCCACCATGAGGTGGCCAAGAGCCAGCACGAGATCGACTTCAAGTACGGTCCTGCCCTCCAGATGGCCGACAATGTGGTCACCTTCAAGTTCGCCACCAAGACGATCGCCCTCATGAACAACCTCCATGCCACCTTCATGGCCAAACCGATCTACGGGATCAATGGGAGCGGGATGCACACCAACTGCTCGCTCTTCAAGGATGGGGAGAACGCCTTCTTTGACCCCGACGCACCCCTCCAGCTCTCTGAGACGGCGCTGCACTTCATCGGCGGGGTGCTGAAGCATATCAGGGGGATCACCAGGATTGCAAACCCGACCATCAACTCGTACAAGCGCCTGGTCCCTGGCTACGAGGCCCCGGTCTATATCTCGTGGAGCACTTCGAACAGGACGGCCCTCTGCCGGGTCCCCTCGCCACGCGGCAAGTCCACCAGGATGGAACTGCGCAGTCCTGACCCGACCTGCAATCCCTACCTCACCTTTGCGGTGATCCTGGCGGCGGGGATGGACGGGGTGCGCAACCGCATCGAGCCGCCGGCAAGTGCCGACCAGAACATCTTCGAGCTCTCGCCAGAGGAGCGGACGGCCGCGGGGATCGATGTCCTGCCCGACAACCCGATGGAAGCGAACCAGTATCTGCTGGAGGACGACCTTCTCTGCTCGGTCCTTGGGGATCACGTCGTCGAGAACCTCACCAAACTCACCGAGATGGAGTGGGACAGTTACCGTTCGATGGTCCATCCCTGGGAAGTGGAGCACTACTTCTACCAGCACTGA